One Haloarchaeobius salinus genomic region harbors:
- a CDS encoding M20 family metallopeptidase: MNDDESTTRSESSTDAARRVAAAVDADETIDLIQSLVRIESPYFQEDEIGEFVYGWLDDRGLDPEYHSVSEPEITDYEGRNVLVRLSGSDPDAPTLMLNGHMDTVELVDEWTEDPLSGRIEDGRLYGQGAADMKAGLAAAMVAVATLSEADVDLAGDVVLAAVVDEEGPYGLGTDQLLRDGIADDCDMAVVTEPGPILDGEGRENPTLYLGARGRFLYDIEVRGTAAHASTPDAGRNAVVAAGQLADALSKMPVGSHPLLGEGSVCPLSIDGGGETLSVPESCRLLVDRHVVPGETRESVLADAEEVVAELGLDADVSVGLREVPHADARYGPYVFDEHEPLVQGLAAATRTVTGESPSLGYFRSVGDFNYLGHRAEVPTVIFGPDGDQIHGAGEWVDLDETVDVARVLAAGAVELLS, translated from the coding sequence ATGAACGACGACGAATCCACGACCCGGTCTGAGAGTTCTACGGACGCCGCGAGGCGGGTGGCAGCAGCCGTCGACGCGGACGAGACAATCGACCTGATCCAGTCGCTCGTCAGGATCGAGAGCCCGTACTTCCAGGAAGACGAGATCGGCGAGTTCGTCTACGGTTGGCTCGACGACCGTGGACTCGACCCCGAGTATCACTCCGTCAGCGAGCCCGAAATCACCGACTACGAGGGGAGGAACGTCCTCGTGCGGCTGTCGGGCTCGGACCCGGACGCGCCGACGCTCATGCTGAACGGGCACATGGACACGGTCGAACTCGTCGACGAGTGGACCGAGGACCCCCTCTCCGGTCGCATCGAGGACGGCCGTCTCTACGGACAGGGGGCCGCGGACATGAAGGCGGGGCTGGCGGCGGCGATGGTCGCCGTGGCCACGCTCTCCGAGGCCGACGTCGACCTCGCCGGCGATGTCGTCCTCGCGGCGGTCGTCGACGAGGAGGGCCCCTACGGGCTCGGGACCGACCAGCTGCTCCGCGATGGCATCGCCGACGACTGCGACATGGCGGTCGTCACCGAACCGGGGCCCATCCTCGACGGCGAGGGTCGCGAGAACCCGACGCTCTACCTCGGTGCCCGGGGACGCTTCCTCTACGACATCGAGGTCCGGGGCACCGCTGCACACGCCTCCACACCGGACGCCGGGCGGAACGCCGTCGTCGCGGCGGGACAGCTCGCGGACGCCCTCTCGAAGATGCCCGTGGGCTCTCACCCACTGCTCGGCGAGGGGTCGGTCTGCCCGCTCTCCATCGATGGCGGGGGCGAGACGCTGTCGGTCCCTGAGTCGTGTCGACTCCTCGTCGACCGGCACGTCGTTCCCGGTGAGACGAGGGAGTCCGTGCTCGCGGACGCCGAGGAAGTAGTCGCGGAGCTCGGGCTGGACGCCGACGTCTCGGTGGGGCTCCGCGAGGTGCCCCACGCCGACGCCCGTTACGGACCGTACGTCTTCGACGAGCACGAGCCGCTCGTCCAGGGGCTCGCCGCGGCGACGCGGACGGTCACCGGCGAGTCGCCGTCGCTCGGCTACTTCCGGAGCGTCGGCGACTTCAACTACCTCGGCCACCGTGCCGAGGTGCCGACCGTCATCTTCGGGCCGGACGGCGACCAAATCCACGGGGCCGGCGAGTGGGTCGACCTCGACGAGACCGTCGACGTGGCGCGTGTCCTCGCCGCGGGCGCGGTCGAGCTGCTCTCGTGA
- a CDS encoding helix-turn-helix domain-containing protein, which produces MAEAGHDTRNGSHLTLSIWHPDCWTLQVTEDADGGIFGHGVYTVEDSVKGRFTAYGDSTDALESLVGDIESSPLVDSVWRLDNSFDLDKRIPTPGNVSQSLLVMYGHDRSINDSLVSNGFIPDKAVWIHDGREYWDVVIEGDRTRIQESLDAVRDEMDAEIDVRHITSDDREAGGLLRKGILSERQREVFELARERGYYTWPREVSATEIAEELGVSKATTLEHLRKAEAKVIGALP; this is translated from the coding sequence ATGGCTGAGGCCGGACACGACACCCGGAACGGGTCCCACCTGACGTTGAGCATCTGGCACCCCGACTGCTGGACGCTCCAGGTCACCGAGGACGCCGATGGAGGCATCTTCGGCCACGGCGTCTACACGGTCGAGGACTCGGTGAAGGGGCGGTTCACCGCCTACGGGGACTCCACCGACGCGCTCGAATCGCTCGTCGGGGACATCGAGTCGTCGCCGCTGGTCGACTCTGTCTGGCGGCTCGACAACAGCTTCGACCTGGACAAGCGGATTCCCACACCGGGCAACGTCTCACAGAGCCTCCTGGTGATGTACGGCCACGACCGCAGCATCAACGACTCGCTCGTCTCGAACGGGTTCATCCCCGACAAGGCCGTCTGGATCCACGACGGCCGCGAGTACTGGGACGTCGTCATCGAGGGGGACCGCACGAGAATCCAGGAGAGCCTCGACGCCGTCCGCGACGAGATGGACGCCGAGATCGACGTCCGGCACATCACGTCGGACGACCGCGAGGCTGGCGGACTCCTCCGGAAGGGAATCCTCTCCGAGCGCCAGCGTGAGGTGTTCGAGCTCGCGCGGGAGCGGGGCTACTACACGTGGCCGCGGGAGGTGAGCGCGACGGAGATCGCCGAGGAACTCGGCGTCTCGAAGGCGACCACGCTGGAGCACCTTCGGAAGGCCGAGGCGAAGGTCATCGGGGCGCTGCCATAG
- a CDS encoding RNA-guided endonuclease InsQ/TnpB family protein yields the protein MRRTNTFVVRPRSDQDAELLHELLDASASLWNELTYERRQNYFDGESIWDTADYRKQYVGVLGSATAQQLIRKNKSAWNSFFSLTEKGKHCSPPGYWGNEDDGRTLRTYIRNDQYTLELGDRSRLEIPVGKELKDKYDLGYTERLRLEVAGVPKWGGKQGRLELYYDESSNQFRAFQPVTVDDSRLDAPLASEEAALDIGANNLVACTTTTGQQYLYHGRDLFEKFRDTTREISRLQSKLREGRYSSNRIRQLYRGRRRRRDHAQNALVRDLLDRLYEEGVSTVYVGDLTDVLETHWSIRANAKTHNFWAFRAFIDRLACTAEEYGITVELRSEAWTTRTCPNCGSTTDTIRHQDTLTCSCGFEGHADLVASESFLRRHQNSESSGWRTRHTVSRQRHTGVPRPMARPVRFEWDSHEWLESPRSHRPKEARTDQSIHV from the coding sequence ATGAGGCGCACCAACACATTCGTTGTCCGACCCCGCTCCGACCAGGACGCGGAGTTGCTACACGAACTGTTGGACGCTTCAGCCAGTCTCTGGAACGAACTCACCTACGAACGCCGCCAGAACTACTTCGACGGCGAATCCATCTGGGACACCGCCGACTACCGCAAACAGTACGTCGGCGTCCTCGGAAGCGCCACCGCCCAACAACTCATTCGCAAGAACAAGAGCGCGTGGAATTCGTTCTTCTCGCTCACAGAGAAGGGCAAACACTGTTCCCCACCCGGCTACTGGGGGAACGAAGACGATGGTCGAACACTCCGGACGTACATCCGCAACGACCAGTACACCCTGGAGCTGGGCGACCGCTCCCGCCTCGAAATTCCCGTCGGGAAGGAACTCAAGGATAAGTACGACCTCGGCTACACCGAACGCCTTCGTCTCGAAGTCGCGGGCGTTCCGAAGTGGGGCGGGAAACAGGGTCGGTTGGAACTGTACTACGACGAGTCCTCGAACCAATTCAGGGCCTTTCAGCCAGTCACCGTGGACGATTCTCGACTGGATGCACCACTGGCTTCGGAAGAAGCCGCTCTGGATATTGGGGCGAACAACCTCGTCGCCTGTACGACCACGACCGGCCAACAGTACCTGTACCACGGACGCGATCTGTTCGAGAAGTTCCGCGACACCACGCGGGAAATTTCCCGGCTCCAGTCGAAGCTCCGTGAGGGGCGCTACTCCTCGAACCGGATTCGGCAACTGTACCGTGGTCGAAGGCGACGACGCGACCACGCACAGAACGCGCTGGTGCGCGACCTTCTCGACCGTCTTTACGAGGAAGGTGTTTCGACGGTGTACGTCGGGGACTTAACCGACGTGCTGGAGACGCACTGGTCGATTCGAGCGAACGCGAAGACGCACAATTTCTGGGCGTTCCGGGCGTTCATCGACCGGCTGGCGTGTACCGCCGAGGAGTACGGTATCACGGTCGAACTCCGGTCGGAGGCGTGGACGACCCGGACGTGTCCGAACTGCGGTTCGACGACGGACACGATTCGGCATCAGGACACGCTCACGTGTTCGTGCGGGTTCGAGGGTCACGCCGACCTCGTAGCAAGCGAGTCCTTCCTGAGACGTCACCAGAACTCGGAGAGTTCTGGCTGGCGAACGAGACACACCGTGTCTCGTCAACGGCACACAGGCGTCCCAAGGCCGATGGCACGGCCCGTGCGATTCGAGTGGGACAGCCACGAGTGGCTGGAGTCACCACGCTCTCACCGTCCCAAAGAAGCGCGCACAGACCAGAGTATCCACGTATAG
- a CDS encoding sugar phosphate nucleotidyltransferase: MSITAAVVLAAGEGERLRPLTRNRPKPMLPAANRPIIEYVFDALVDAGIEELHVVVGYKRDRVQGHVASTYRGVPVTYHIQEKQLGSAHAALQARDALDDDFLVVNGDQIAQGDLVSDVMAAHDEASAVTLAVIESDEASMYGAVETDGDRVTRIVERPGGDEYRLLNAGVYACDDSLFATVEDAIEDGEALTLPHAISSLVEDGSDVRAARTSGLWTDATYPWDLLDVSQQLLDRGDIDATEVREGVWCAERVRVHEDAVLRPPVVVSADSEIGANAVVGPHVALGQNVTVGSNATVERSVLDADTRVGAGSTLVDCVTGQGVSLGAGCVAPGGPADVAIGTTVHEDRRLGALLADRATARGGVTFAPGTLVGPNAELDAGTTISGVIPENGRVMR; this comes from the coding sequence ATGAGTATTACTGCGGCCGTGGTCCTCGCCGCAGGGGAGGGTGAACGGCTGCGCCCGCTGACGCGGAACCGGCCGAAACCGATGCTCCCCGCCGCGAACCGACCCATCATCGAGTACGTCTTCGACGCACTCGTCGACGCCGGCATCGAGGAGCTACACGTCGTCGTGGGCTACAAGCGCGACCGCGTGCAGGGCCACGTGGCCTCGACGTATCGGGGCGTCCCGGTCACCTACCACATTCAGGAGAAACAGCTCGGCAGTGCTCACGCGGCGTTGCAGGCGCGCGACGCGCTCGACGACGACTTCCTCGTCGTCAACGGCGACCAGATCGCCCAGGGCGACCTCGTCAGCGACGTGATGGCCGCTCACGACGAAGCGAGCGCGGTCACCCTCGCGGTCATCGAGAGCGACGAAGCGTCGATGTACGGCGCGGTCGAGACCGACGGCGACCGCGTCACTCGAATCGTCGAACGTCCCGGTGGCGACGAGTACCGGCTGCTGAACGCCGGCGTCTACGCCTGCGACGACTCGCTGTTCGCGACCGTCGAGGACGCCATCGAAGATGGCGAGGCGCTGACGCTCCCCCACGCCATCAGCTCGCTCGTCGAGGACGGCTCCGACGTCCGCGCCGCACGAACCTCCGGGCTGTGGACCGACGCGACCTACCCCTGGGATCTGCTCGACGTGAGCCAGCAGCTGCTCGACCGTGGCGACATCGACGCGACCGAGGTCCGCGAGGGCGTCTGGTGCGCCGAGCGCGTTCGCGTCCACGAGGACGCGGTGTTGCGGCCGCCTGTCGTCGTCAGCGCGGACTCGGAGATCGGCGCGAACGCCGTCGTCGGCCCGCACGTCGCCCTCGGCCAGAACGTCACCGTGGGCTCGAACGCGACCGTCGAACGCTCCGTGCTCGACGCCGACACCCGCGTCGGCGCGGGCTCGACGCTCGTCGACTGCGTCACGGGACAGGGCGTCTCGCTGGGGGCAGGCTGTGTCGCACCGGGCGGCCCGGCCGATGTCGCCATCGGGACGACCGTCCACGAGGACCGCCGCCTCGGCGCGCTGCTCGCCGACCGCGCGACCGCCAGGGGTGGGGTGACCTTCGCCCCCGGCACGCTCGTCGGACCGAACGCCGAACTCGATGCGGGCACGACGATCTCTGGAGTGATACCGGAGAACGGGAGGGTGATGCGCTGA